Proteins encoded within one genomic window of Thioploca ingrica:
- a CDS encoding ATP-dependent protease peptidase subunit, with product MEQFRGTTVLSVRRNGEVVIGGDGQVTVGNTVMKHNARKVRRLYHDKVIAGFAGGTADAFTLFERFEGKLEKHQGHLIRSAVELAKDWRTDRMLRRLEALLAVADQTTSLIISGNGDVIEPEESLMAIGSGGAFAQAAARALLENTNLSAKDIVEKSLYIAADICIYTNRQLTIESLTMGT from the coding sequence ATGGAACAATTTCGAGGTACCACTGTTTTATCAGTCCGTCGCAATGGGGAAGTCGTGATAGGCGGAGATGGACAAGTCACTGTAGGTAATACCGTGATGAAACACAATGCTCGCAAAGTACGGCGACTCTACCACGATAAAGTCATTGCCGGCTTTGCCGGCGGTACAGCGGATGCTTTTACCCTATTTGAACGATTTGAAGGTAAGCTGGAAAAACATCAAGGTCATCTCATTCGTTCAGCAGTAGAATTAGCCAAAGATTGGCGAACTGACCGAATGTTGCGGCGATTAGAAGCTTTATTAGCCGTAGCTGATCAAACAACTTCGTTGATCATTTCCGGTAATGGTGATGTAATAGAACCCGAAGAGAGTTTAATGGCCATTGGTTCTGGGGGTGCATTTGCGCAAGCAGCCGCACGCGCTTTACTGGAAAATACGAATTTGTCAGCTAAAGACATTGTGGAAAAATCATTGTATATCGCAGCCGATATTTGTATTTACACCAATCGTCAGTTAACGATTGAAAGCCTAACGATGGGTACCTAA